The Actinopolyspora erythraea genome has a segment encoding these proteins:
- the eccB gene encoding type VII secretion protein EccB, with protein sequence MASTPTTKSQVQAYRFVIRRMESALARKDAVMLHDPLGSHKRATIAGAIIACIGMIGFLVWGLFGGQGTVPKPGSVVIAKGSGSVYVVTSDDEADKRLIPMLNMASAKLLVMAKGNGQGQAIEPTKVDQAALAELPRGPRTGLPNAPDFLPDPDQAATPAWAICDVAELNKALDTEDMLNAAEVRTTVLGGVTSHGAELGRDEALYVVDASAEEPYLIYRAERGNNTGARVVRASLAEEDTAVAEMFGLDDAVPRRISTNLLNAIPEVDSLEVPELRETTPRYESGSYQVGDVLARSVPGEPAQLFVLRPSGKQRITRGAAAVLHASRYSSKEIPNATGMLTDIGSADAADELDVDHFPAGVPQPLSFEDANRSCLSWSDSSGEQRVTVTVGSGSPAPKAPVKLAQFDGTGPRVDYFYMPPGKAAVVRGTTGPDTAEGGPIYLVSNRGVTYGIKDVATAKGLGVVNGAGDIGAAPASVLGTLPSGDFLDPAQASFVYDSIPVESGAGVNRAPEEDQRQGGSGVAAD encoded by the coding sequence ATGGCATCAACACCCACGACCAAATCGCAAGTCCAGGCGTACAGGTTCGTCATACGTCGCATGGAGTCGGCACTCGCCCGCAAAGACGCGGTGATGCTGCACGATCCGCTCGGTTCGCACAAACGCGCCACGATCGCGGGTGCGATCATCGCCTGCATCGGCATGATCGGTTTCCTGGTGTGGGGGTTGTTCGGCGGCCAGGGCACCGTTCCCAAACCGGGGTCGGTGGTCATCGCGAAGGGCAGCGGCAGCGTCTACGTCGTCACCTCGGACGACGAGGCCGACAAGCGCCTGATCCCGATGCTGAACATGGCCTCGGCGAAGCTGCTCGTCATGGCGAAGGGGAACGGTCAGGGACAGGCGATCGAACCCACCAAGGTCGATCAGGCCGCCCTCGCGGAGCTACCGCGTGGTCCCAGGACGGGGCTGCCCAACGCCCCGGACTTCCTGCCCGATCCCGACCAGGCGGCCACCCCGGCGTGGGCGATCTGCGACGTCGCCGAGCTCAACAAGGCGCTGGACACCGAGGACATGTTGAACGCGGCCGAGGTGAGGACCACCGTGCTGGGCGGGGTGACGAGTCACGGTGCGGAACTGGGGCGCGACGAGGCGCTGTACGTGGTGGACGCCTCCGCTGAGGAGCCGTACCTGATCTACCGCGCCGAGCGGGGCAACAACACCGGGGCCCGCGTGGTCAGGGCGAGCCTCGCGGAGGAGGACACGGCCGTGGCCGAGATGTTCGGCCTCGACGACGCGGTCCCGCGTCGGATCAGCACCAACCTGCTCAACGCGATCCCCGAGGTGGACTCGCTGGAGGTTCCCGAGCTGCGGGAGACGACACCGCGGTACGAGAGCGGCAGCTACCAGGTGGGTGACGTCCTCGCCCGCAGTGTGCCCGGCGAACCGGCGCAGCTGTTCGTGCTGCGCCCCAGCGGCAAGCAGCGCATCACCCGGGGAGCGGCCGCGGTGCTGCACGCTTCGCGGTACAGCTCCAAGGAGATCCCCAACGCGACGGGCATGCTCACCGACATCGGCAGCGCCGATGCCGCCGACGAGCTCGACGTGGACCACTTCCCGGCGGGCGTTCCGCAGCCGCTTTCCTTCGAGGACGCGAACCGCTCCTGCCTGAGCTGGTCCGACTCCTCCGGTGAGCAGCGTGTCACGGTCACCGTCGGCTCCGGTTCGCCCGCTCCCAAGGCGCCGGTGAAACTGGCCCAGTTCGACGGAACGGGCCCGAGGGTGGACTACTTCTACATGCCACCGGGCAAGGCGGCCGTGGTGCGGGGCACGACAGGGCCCGACACCGCCGAGGGCGGCCCCATCTACCTGGTCTCGAACCGGGGGGTCACCTACGGGATCAAGGACGTGGCCACGGCCAAGGGGCTCGGCGTCGTCAACGGCGCGGGGGACATCGGCGCGGCCCCCGCCTCCGTGCTCGGCACGCTGCCCTCCGGTGACTTCCTGGACCCGGCGCAGGCCAGCTTCGTCTACGACTCCATCCCCGTCGAGTCCGGCGCGGGAGTCAACCGGGCGCCCGAGGAGGACCAGCGGCAGGGAGGCAGCGGCGTCGCAGCCGACTAG